The following proteins are encoded in a genomic region of Lentisphaera araneosa HTCC2155:
- a CDS encoding DEAD/DEAH box helicase, which translates to MNDAVTIANNLKDMYLRFLDSAMPLRYEELMAERRALLSEKGMISQDPLFEAVPRYEEYKTLYEASKDLDLDKDFASFVETGLFTKIHGQSMKMYKHQFQSLKAVCKSNKNLIVTTGTGSGKTECFLLPMIHNIIKESRTWGEDKPKAVRALLLYPLNALAEDQMIRLRKSLDGVSTEENEGPRKWLDEHRNGHRITFGRYTGKTPISGVRSSSAEQKLKNEKWAMERIYKEVKDNEDLRYFYKSFDEDSAEVWDRWSMQEEPPDLLITNYSMLNIMLMRSLEENIFEQTRKWLADDPWLKGEANEPTRIFHFIVDELHTYRGTSGTEVAYLVRLMLNRLGLNADSPQLRFLASSASLPSSAETRKYILEFLGSSDDFKDDETFNKKYSIIEGSPLRYIPSHEKIFKNKQKVFSDFFESWKRAPKGKKQGPVYELAQHLRVDLKGEEEVKASLGIICQEAEIIKSYHENIPQQAESLEDISQRVFGVVDQIATQGLITILTESRVSNLPGAAAPQPLRMHAFFRNTLGLWACSNKNCTEVSDPDGTRNLPVGKLYTQPKLVCNCGARVLDLLLCKSCGDIFLGGYRSKLNEKKVEYLVHGQPNLEQIPATMTAKELYGEYAVLWLGKPGENKPIDNAWTETSGEVNKLNCTWKEANYNAFKGRVEPGKIGANSYLFSITSNKTKKYDYNCQAMPNKCPQCDSDGRRKDGKSFPPVGLHRTAVQRVNQLLLDALFREFDDEQAKKLVVFTDSRQDAAKLAAGIELDHYRDLVRQSLMQGFDKLGGDKGIALKYLEAGSPKDFTEEEKEQFKDFRARDSKLFNAIRDFLDEMASEEELKQIEQLKDKKSGPYPMGRVTNLVWEDLLSLGVNPAGPNPSRQTKKVKLDADGGYVTTSWRELIDWEGRKPENKDAFDLLPQAKTLKNELDQAAADECVFTMFAHKRKSVEALALGTLTFKPSDIEFDTDGLLSWKEFSNIANIVIRVLGEKRRISGNNYFNNASLPKELKSLLKKKFPGDENSILNLLKDFLLSKGVLESEENLVIKPSGLWFSPCKMGDKIWRCKQCSSVHLNNEIHLCWNCRSPLDPKDFRLKSNSDSEQDYYAYLASSKAETFRLHCEELTGQTSHENAVKRQRLFQDIISGDKEVSLIDCIDVLSVTTTMEAGVDIGSLMAVMMGNVPPKRFNYQQRVGRAGRRGAGLSIALTVARGRSHDETHFCDPQRMISSNPTPPYLDLKRQAVLNRMVSKELLRQAFRVCGVKAKADSVHGEFGDCETWAMSERLIKLWFTKNDQVITDTCDFLTSSEDMKEEAIRYAKEELLVSVDKISKDTKYHQKSLSERLANAGVLPMFGFPTRSRNLYSNIPKSRNSENVINRDLDIAISQFAPGAESVKDKAVITSVGIVDYVYEKGRAKEADGRGAIRQLGSCKNCGALICDDVPENKCSLCGSESDYMKLTTWEPKGFTTEHYQEKDFEGSFEWTARASMARLANEPVMFEPIEGINLECSNEEKMITSINDNDGKLFQFNEHESKPGLWLESTCLPFEGWWKDQLNTDRCEKVGLSSSKYTDVLLLRLSKVSPNIDLSPFGDNSLYARAAYYSWGGLIRKAACISLDIEPGELDMNIRPVKDAENEFCEVFLADHLENGAGYCRYLRDNMYESIIKLLDTDGELNLHLNAEAHSTCDSSCYDCLRDYHNSDFHAILDWRLGVDLMNLCKDATYMPSLKSGHWQSIKDIAVKSLCSINKSLVVKHVSNIDCMYDGEKVVAVLIHPLWASNHEGLVELAIDLNINVDELPVCNIFDVMRRPGWCLSKLNLS; encoded by the coding sequence ATGAATGACGCAGTGACGATTGCAAATAATCTAAAAGATATGTATTTAAGATTTTTAGACAGTGCGATGCCTTTACGCTATGAAGAATTGATGGCAGAAAGAAGAGCTCTGTTAAGTGAGAAAGGCATGATCAGTCAAGATCCTTTATTTGAAGCTGTGCCACGTTATGAAGAATATAAAACACTATATGAAGCAAGTAAGGACTTAGATCTGGACAAGGATTTTGCCTCTTTCGTAGAGACTGGTCTATTTACAAAAATACATGGTCAATCAATGAAGATGTATAAACATCAGTTTCAGAGTTTGAAAGCAGTATGTAAATCAAACAAAAATTTGATTGTGACAACGGGTACAGGTTCTGGTAAGACGGAGTGTTTTTTGCTGCCCATGATCCATAACATAATAAAAGAATCACGAACATGGGGAGAAGACAAGCCCAAAGCAGTCAGAGCTCTGTTGTTATATCCGTTGAATGCATTGGCAGAGGATCAAATGATCCGTTTACGAAAAAGTTTAGATGGCGTAAGTACGGAGGAGAATGAGGGGCCTAGAAAATGGCTAGATGAACATAGAAATGGTCATCGAATAACATTTGGCCGTTATACAGGAAAAACGCCAATTTCAGGGGTCCGAAGTAGTAGTGCAGAGCAAAAACTTAAGAATGAAAAGTGGGCAATGGAGAGGATCTACAAAGAGGTCAAAGATAATGAAGATTTACGTTATTTTTATAAGAGCTTTGATGAAGACTCTGCGGAAGTCTGGGATCGCTGGTCAATGCAAGAAGAGCCCCCAGACTTGTTGATCACTAATTATTCGATGCTTAACATTATGCTTATGCGTAGTCTAGAAGAAAATATTTTTGAACAAACTCGTAAATGGTTAGCGGATGATCCATGGTTAAAGGGGGAAGCAAATGAACCGACAAGAATTTTTCACTTTATTGTAGATGAACTACATACATATAGAGGAACATCAGGAACGGAAGTCGCTTATTTAGTACGCTTGATGCTAAATAGGTTGGGCCTCAATGCAGATTCACCTCAATTACGTTTTTTAGCGTCGAGTGCATCGTTGCCTAGCTCAGCTGAAACGCGTAAATATATATTAGAGTTTTTAGGTTCGTCTGATGATTTCAAAGATGACGAAACATTTAATAAAAAATATTCAATTATAGAAGGTTCTCCCTTACGGTACATACCAAGTCATGAAAAAATATTTAAAAACAAGCAAAAAGTTTTTAGTGATTTTTTTGAAAGTTGGAAGAGGGCTCCTAAGGGGAAAAAGCAGGGGCCAGTCTATGAATTGGCTCAACATTTAAGAGTAGATTTAAAAGGCGAAGAGGAAGTAAAAGCATCTTTGGGGATTATTTGTCAGGAAGCTGAGATTATAAAGTCCTATCACGAAAATATTCCCCAACAGGCTGAAAGTTTAGAAGATATATCTCAGCGAGTTTTTGGAGTAGTGGATCAAATCGCAACACAAGGGCTTATAACAATACTAACTGAATCTAGAGTTAGCAATCTTCCAGGTGCCGCGGCACCACAACCTCTTAGGATGCATGCATTTTTTCGTAATACACTCGGCTTATGGGCATGTTCTAATAAAAACTGCACTGAGGTAAGTGACCCCGATGGTACAAGGAACCTACCTGTAGGTAAACTTTATACCCAACCCAAATTGGTCTGTAATTGTGGAGCACGAGTTTTAGATTTACTACTATGTAAAAGTTGTGGAGATATTTTTTTGGGAGGCTACCGATCAAAACTCAATGAGAAGAAAGTTGAGTATTTAGTTCACGGCCAACCAAATTTAGAACAAATACCGGCAACTATGACGGCAAAAGAATTGTATGGCGAATATGCAGTTTTATGGTTGGGGAAACCGGGTGAAAATAAACCCATTGATAACGCTTGGACGGAGACTTCAGGTGAAGTTAATAAATTAAATTGTACATGGAAAGAGGCGAATTACAATGCATTTAAAGGCAGGGTAGAGCCAGGAAAGATTGGAGCTAATTCTTATTTGTTTTCGATTACATCAAACAAAACAAAAAAATATGATTATAACTGTCAGGCTATGCCTAATAAATGTCCGCAATGTGATAGTGATGGACGTCGAAAGGATGGTAAGAGTTTCCCTCCAGTAGGTCTGCATCGTACGGCAGTACAAAGAGTGAATCAACTTTTGTTGGATGCGTTATTTAGAGAGTTCGATGATGAACAAGCAAAAAAATTAGTCGTGTTTACAGATAGCCGCCAAGATGCAGCTAAGCTTGCAGCGGGGATTGAATTAGATCATTATCGCGACTTGGTTCGCCAATCACTTATGCAGGGTTTTGATAAACTAGGAGGGGATAAAGGTATAGCATTAAAATATCTGGAAGCAGGAAGTCCTAAAGATTTTACCGAAGAAGAAAAAGAACAATTCAAAGATTTTCGAGCCAGAGATAGCAAGCTGTTTAATGCGATACGAGATTTTTTAGATGAGATGGCTTCGGAAGAAGAATTGAAACAGATTGAGCAACTAAAAGATAAAAAAAGTGGCCCATACCCTATGGGGCGAGTAACGAATTTAGTATGGGAAGATTTACTGAGTTTAGGAGTTAACCCAGCAGGTCCTAATCCAAGTAGGCAAACTAAAAAAGTAAAGTTAGATGCAGACGGAGGCTATGTAACGACGAGTTGGCGAGAACTGATTGATTGGGAAGGACGTAAACCTGAAAATAAAGATGCATTTGATTTATTACCACAGGCCAAGACTCTTAAAAATGAATTGGACCAAGCTGCGGCAGATGAGTGTGTGTTCACCATGTTTGCACATAAAAGAAAGAGTGTAGAGGCACTGGCTTTGGGGACTTTAACGTTCAAACCGAGCGATATAGAGTTTGATACAGATGGACTATTGTCATGGAAAGAGTTTTCAAATATAGCTAATATTGTGATCAGAGTTTTAGGCGAGAAGCGCAGGATTAGTGGTAATAATTATTTTAATAATGCTTCACTCCCTAAGGAACTAAAGAGTTTACTTAAGAAAAAGTTTCCAGGTGATGAAAACAGTATACTGAATTTACTTAAGGATTTTTTACTTAGTAAAGGCGTTTTAGAGTCTGAGGAAAATCTTGTTATCAAACCTTCTGGTCTATGGTTTTCTCCTTGTAAAATGGGAGATAAAATTTGGAGGTGTAAGCAATGTTCAAGTGTACACCTTAATAATGAAATACATTTATGTTGGAATTGTCGATCCCCTCTAGATCCTAAAGATTTTAGATTAAAATCGAATTCAGATTCTGAGCAGGATTATTATGCATATCTAGCATCATCCAAAGCTGAAACTTTTAGATTACATTGCGAAGAGTTGACGGGTCAAACATCCCATGAAAATGCAGTTAAACGCCAGCGCTTATTTCAGGATATAATATCAGGTGATAAGGAAGTGTCTTTAATTGATTGCATTGACGTATTGAGTGTGACAACGACAATGGAAGCAGGTGTTGATATAGGTTCCTTAATGGCAGTAATGATGGGTAATGTTCCTCCGAAACGTTTTAACTATCAACAGAGAGTTGGCCGTGCGGGTAGACGGGGTGCGGGGCTTTCAATTGCGTTGACTGTTGCACGAGGCAGAAGTCATGATGAAACTCACTTTTGTGATCCTCAGAGAATGATTTCTTCTAATCCTACACCTCCTTATTTAGACCTTAAACGACAAGCAGTTTTAAACAGAATGGTTAGTAAAGAGTTGCTTAGGCAGGCTTTTAGGGTATGTGGTGTGAAAGCTAAAGCTGATAGTGTGCATGGTGAATTTGGTGATTGTGAGACGTGGGCCATGAGCGAAAGACTTATAAAGTTATGGTTTACAAAAAATGATCAGGTCATTACAGATACCTGTGATTTTTTAACTTCATCGGAAGATATGAAAGAGGAAGCAATTCGATACGCCAAGGAGGAACTGTTAGTATCGGTAGATAAGATTTCCAAAGACACTAAATACCATCAGAAATCCTTAAGTGAGCGGTTAGCTAATGCGGGTGTCTTGCCCATGTTTGGTTTTCCGACACGCTCTAGAAATCTATATAGTAACATCCCCAAATCTAGAAATAGTGAAAATGTGATTAACCGTGATTTAGATATAGCGATAAGTCAATTTGCTCCAGGGGCAGAGTCTGTAAAGGATAAAGCCGTTATCACAAGCGTAGGGATTGTCGATTATGTGTACGAAAAAGGTAGAGCGAAAGAAGCCGATGGTCGAGGAGCCATACGGCAGCTTGGTTCATGTAAAAACTGCGGTGCTTTAATTTGTGATGATGTTCCAGAGAATAAATGTTCATTATGCGGTTCTGAATCAGATTATATGAAATTAACCACTTGGGAACCAAAGGGGTTTACAACAGAACATTACCAAGAAAAGGATTTTGAAGGTTCATTTGAATGGACTGCTAGAGCTTCAATGGCCAGATTGGCTAATGAACCGGTAATGTTTGAGCCGATAGAGGGGATTAACCTAGAGTGTTCTAACGAAGAAAAAATGATAACAAGCATCAATGATAATGATGGTAAGTTATTCCAATTTAATGAACATGAATCCAAACCTGGTTTATGGCTGGAATCGACCTGTCTACCATTTGAAGGGTGGTGGAAAGATCAATTAAATACAGATAGATGTGAAAAAGTAGGTTTATCTTCTTCCAAATATACAGATGTGTTATTATTGAGACTGAGTAAAGTGTCTCCGAATATAGACCTCAGCCCTTTCGGTGATAATTCGCTATACGCTAGGGCCGCCTATTACTCATGGGGAGGACTTATTCGCAAAGCAGCCTGCATATCATTAGATATCGAACCTGGTGAACTGGATATGAATATACGACCTGTAAAAGATGCTGAGAATGAATTTTGTGAAGTGTTTTTAGCTGATCACTTGGAAAATGGAGCGGGTTATTGTCGCTACCTACGCGATAATATGTATGAATCAATTATAAAATTATTAGATACTGATGGAGAACTGAATCTACACTTAAACGCTGAGGCTCACTCTACTTGTGATAGCTCTTGCTATGATTGTTTAAGAGATTATCACAATTCTGATTTTCACGCTATTTTAGATTGGCGCCTAGGTGTTGATTTGATGAATTTATGCAAAGATGCTACATATATGCCTTCATTAAAGAGCGGCCATTGGCAGAGTATAAAAGATATTGCTGTAAAAAGTTTATGCTCAATTAATAAATCCTTAGTTGTGAAACATGTATCTAATATTGATTGTATGTATGATGGGGAAAAGGTAGTGGCCGTACTAATTCACCCATTATGGGCGAGTAATCATGAAGGTTTAGTCGAACTAGCCATAGACTTAAATATCAATGTCGATGAATTACCAGTTTGTAATATTTTTGATGTTATGCGAAGACCAGGTTGGTGCTTATCTAAACTGAACTTGAGTTGA